The Panicum virgatum strain AP13 unplaced genomic scaffold, P.virgatum_v5 scaffold_5328, whole genome shotgun sequence genome includes the window gactgcatctgatgaggacatcgccaCGGTGGACATGCACAAACCGGCCTCATCTCCAAGTTACAAGTCGACTCCAACTCAGTCTTCATGTTCATCATCTCAGATTCAGCTAACACCCCTGCACGGTTTCGGCGATATCTCCCTCATACGGAGTTGGAATgaggtgatcttggatgcgttggaatcgTGACGACAAGACACTTCTTTTGGTTCTAGTCCCAGCTCCAGAAGCCTCGTGAATCATTCTCTGTGACTACGGAAAGGTGCCACGACACCTGTTTTATGCCTTTTCAGGCTTTGTtgtcgggccttaagcccaagTTGTGGGCGCCCCACCCCTGGACGCCCCCAACCCTAGGTCGCCCCTAGCtcataaactcagtagccgccgctGTTAGACTTGGtttgtttagttcttgtgtttCTTCGAGAAACAGAGATTGATTCGTTGTTAATGTGGCGATaagtccttttacagtgatccagggcccccgttcttgatctcctccactgtgttgATTAGTCCTTTAtaatcgagttcttgaaccccactttgatttttgcttcatacatatttgcaatttcagattgcgtgtttatcctttcctgcttgtgttcttcgattcacttgcaagaaaagccttctcggcgaggtcaatcaagttgtgtttggttgataaccagcggagcggtggtgtaacagttgcaggcttcgaattcatgtctgattagaagtcggATCGCCAACATCACgtactccaccaatcgaatctaccctacctctcggaagatcgggcctagtctttatcaagtggtatcagatttCAGGTTTCCCGTGAGGTATTACCCTTCGTTTCTCCCTTTTGATTCATTTCGTCTCACTATCCTAGAGACCACAAAACCCCTAAAAAAATAACACTTTCCTAGAACCATTTTAGCCTTTGCAATTTTGTTTCAAATTCGCTTTGTTGAGTTTGTGTCCGTGGTcgagtcttgttgctggtttagtgtGTTCCTAGTCGTAGTTCAATCGCCCGTTGCAGTTTGTTTGTTTATGCCGCTATCCCATCCACCTTTACCCAAACAACaagtcgatccaccccattactcGACTTGCCCTCGCTAGCCGCCTTGCGTGAACTCTCGCCGCGCCAGCCCTAGATAGGTTGCAAGCCGCCGTTATTTCGCCTTGCATCGCAGCCCTTCTTGATTTCATCTGGCGAGACCTATTGCTGCACATACCAGGGATAATTTGCCCTAACTGAGACGCTTTGCTCAGTCGCATTGCCCTAACTGCCGGGGATAGGGAAGCTTTGGCCTATCTGCCGCCGGCCAATCTGCCGAGTTGTGCCTTTGGAAACGCGTAACTTGAGTTGTCTTCGGTAAAACAGGCATAACTTTTCACTTGGTGCTCCGATTTGGCTCAATTTTTTACAGCAGAAAGGTAACGAAATTCTGCACATACAATAAAGAGCTAGTCAAATTTAGAcaatctcttggagatgctcttatcttGTGTTGCGGATCGATGCATTCAAAGCATATTTCTAAAAGAAGAAATTCTTTCTGATGATTAAGAGCGAAGCAAGGCTTGCACAACTTCATAGTGTTAGTTGGTAAACAAACTTTGTAATAAATATAGTTTGGATTGACTTGACCGGCTCCTGGTTCTTGTAGCTCACGCGTAGATTCAGTATAAGCTGTTTGTAATCTGTTTGGTTTGTTGATAAAAGCAAGGGAGCCGGCTAGATCATCTAGACTATATATATGTACCCTATTTCGCCGTTTGTGCAACAATTATTAATTAGCATGCAATCACTGGTGTTCCGCCTACGCACCTCTGATTTTGTTTTACCCAGCAACTGATGCCAGGGACTATTGTTAACTGGACACACCGGAGCAACCGAGGCAATGCAAGCCTCAAGCAGATCGATGGTTGGACACAGTTACATCGAGGCTGGTACATAACGGCACCGATTGACTGTTGGCTGCCAGACAGTTACGGGTGCCGTTATGTCAATGCTAAACACGATAGTTTGCCGGTGCactctttttttcaaaaaaaaatcatgtagaGCCACTGTACTGGAACCGTTGATCATTATTACGATCTCTCGTTTGCTTATATTTTAACTGCGCGAAAGGCCGGGCGGCCATTTGGCTAGCCCGGTCCGATAGTGTCGCGCCCCaacaggtcctgagttcgattcTCATCAGAAGCAAATTTCCGGCTGTTGGAGTAAAAAAaacccctcgctgtgctcgccgcgagGCTTGGCCCTCTCGGGCAAGGGCCAAGGTTCGGGGTTTTCTCTACCCGGGTAAGCCGGTgtggcttcctcttaatgaaaaaacggTGGGGCCGTTTCCTCCCTGGTAGAgttttttttcttatattttAACTGCACCGTCACAAATAGGACGTAAATAATATTACACCACCTCAGCGGTCTAAATAGTAAATATGTATGTGTCTTGGAGCTACCGTATAGCTCTTGGTTGGATGCAATTCCTTAAATTAACCCTGTACTCCCTTATCAAAAACcctatacttgttgagtaaaaAAAACTATATACTTGCATCCGTGATCGAATATTCTTTCTGAGAAAAACATTTGTCGTTGTTTATACTGAAGGCATGTGCCTCCCAGAGACTTGATTAGACCGGAGGGACCGAGGGCTTAATGCTTTTGGGTGGTTGAACACAGTGAAGGCGGCATTCGATATGATACCCGGTTATTATCGCGGACAACACTAGGTTCCAAAGCTCTATATAAAGTGGCCCTGGCACGCATGATCATCAATTCATCATCATATATATGCGTAAAGCAAACCAACTCAAGATGGCTGAAAATTCACCGAAACGCATCATTGCAACAACGGGCCTAGCCGCAAAGATCCTGGTGTTGACCGCGCTTGCCCTTGTCTacttggcggcggccgcggaggcccAGGCGGTGCCGACCTGTGGCTTCCAGGTCGGCGGTGCTGTTTGCGGTGACGGCCGCTGCTGCAGCAGGTTCGGCTACTGCGGGTCCGGTCCAGCCTACTGCGGCTTCGGCTGCCAGAGCAACTGTCATGAGGGTCCTGCGCCCGCACCCACACCCACTCTCGCTGGCGTGGAGCTGGGGAAGGTAGGTGAGCAGTGTGGCATTCAGGCTGGCGGCGCCATGTGTGCTAACAACCTATGCTGCAGCCAGTTCGGCTTCTGCGGGCTCGGCGCCAAGTATTGTGGCGTTGGCTGCCAGAGCCAGTGCTCGGGGCCATGACTGGTGGGAAAGCTGAGAGGCGACTCATGAGTCCATGACATCGCATATTCGCATGCATGTTTTCTACTACCGGAACGAGCTAGCTATATATCTTGTGCCACTACTATATGTCCTAGGTATTTACATGGGGGCTGAGTTATGCGTGTTCATGGCGAGGCCTCTGGGTGTGTGTTCTCACTGATGAGTATGTTTGAGTGGGTGTGCTCTGCTGAGCCTGGGATGGCATGTTGACACGGGCAATGGCGAGTTTGTGGCCATGCATGTAGCGAAGAATAAAATGGATAAACAGAAAATATATCCGcaagtctttttttttcaaacacaaCAGACTCACGGTGTGGGACAAATTCCTCGTTGTGTCCAGATGCTGTCAGTGTGTCCTCGACTCGCTAATACATAGTATATATACATACCCGGGCTTCACAGCCGGGTGCAAGCAGGCCGGCTTCTCTTCCTGGGCTAGCACAATCATCAGTTCACCCGGGCCATCCAGAGCCCACTCAGGCCTATCCCAATGCTGGGTCTTATCTTTGGGCCTTGGGCTGATGTGGCAGGGAAGAGGTGATGTGGCAGTCAATTAAATGAGCCAAGGCAAGACCTAGGTCTTAATCAAGATCCAAGGTCTTCACAACAACCGATACTGTAACCTGATTTTATTCTCCCAACCCAGGGTCTTAAGGTGGGTCTTCCCACTCAGGATCTAACCTCAAGACCCAATGCATTGGGAATGTTGGGTTTTAAGTTGGGTCTTCCCACTCAAGACTCAACCTCAAGACCCAATACATTGGGAGTGGCCTCATGAGTCGTGAGCAACCACAACGGGTCACCGGGATCGGTCTGGATAGGTCCAACGCCAGTGAAATGCATTTATCAGTTCACTACGGACGTGCCGCCACTGGTGCACCGGATCTCCTGGTAGCCGCCGGTTGGGGGCTTGGGGCTGTGCCACTGGAGCTGCCATCCATCAGCCCCGCTCATCACACGCTATTAAGGTTGGCAATAGTGGGCTATATGTTTTATCGGAGGGCCATCAAAATCGCTATATTAGCGCTATAGagccgctatagcccgctattgcCAACATTTTTAATATCGGGTTAAACATCGCGTGGCTTCCCTCCCAGCGCTATAGCATCGCTATAGCGGCGCTATAGCCTGCTATGGCCAACCTTGCACGCTATATGACGGCATCCGCCGGAGCCCATAATATGCTAGCATTTGGACATGGTAAGAAATCGATCCCGCAAAGGCGCACGGATTTATGCCACACAAGGCACAACTGACCTGTGGCTTTCCAGTTTTTTTTGTTATCCACGTGTAGTATGAGTTGTGCTGGAGTGTGGTGTATACATATAGGTATTAGTCGTGTTTGTTGTTTTTCAGGAAACGTACCTTGAAACTTGACAAATCTATAATCCATCGTCACTTCTCGGTTCTTGCGTGATGCCCAACCAGCCTTCCGTGGCACAGCGCCATGCCGGGCCATGGACTGATCACCGACGAAACATGCTGCAATCGTACAAGAACACAAACGAGTGTCTATAAAACGACACTCAAttaaagaagatgaagagaagtACTCAATCATTTCCATTTTCAAGGAAGATGTCCCTCAAAATTATATTCTCACAgaaacatttttgaaagaagttAGTAATGTAGATTCTCTAGATagaggaactatttttcttttctgattTCTAAAATCTGATAGAATCTAAGAAACATTTCTGACTTTTTCTTTGAATCTATTAATCATTTGGAGATGATTCTCCAGTATCATCGTCACTTCTGGGTTCTTGCGATGAGAGATTCATTGGACCCTTCGCcttaagaaaaaaagaaaaaaagaaacttaAGAGAGGCCACTGATGCTGCCCCCGCATGGCATGGTCGACGCGGCCACAGCACGGTGCGGGCCCAACATAGTTTGATCCAAAGGCATATAAAAATTTTACAGAAAGTAAAAAAATGACATTGTTCTAGTTCTATCAATCTGTGCTCCTTCACAATTTGTTAATCTGAGAGAAATTATCTTTTAGGCTTGTAGATAATCTAGAAACCATGACTAATTATTTTACGGTACTACAGAATAACCCATGTTTGCCAGCTCATCACTGCACTTGAAACTGACGGAAATACAACTATTATTGTTGGTTCCTATTACAGCAGTGAAGCACTCGATAGTGAAACATGAAGCTATCACTGCCAGTTGACACGAATCAGCACTGAAACCTAAATTATTACTGCTGGTTCGTGTTACAAACCACAGTGAAGCCGCGTGTTTCCTTTGATTTTATTCTCACttcattcttttgaaaatcatCAAAACATTGCTCCAGGAGCTCTAGTAACTATTATAGAATTTTAGGTATGGAATTAAACACATCTTGGTGAAGATCCAACGGGCTCCAGTGAAATTCATTGAAAATGACAAGGAACATGTTCCGGACGAAGTCGTACATAAAAGATGTTCCGGTACCAAGAAGCGTGAAGCTGATAGTCCATTAGAGAGGCCCGCCTGGGGACACTTTATGCCATCCGCTCAAGAAAACGTGGCTCTCAAGCTCATTTGACAGGAACGACATATAACAAGGATGTCTCTGGTCTCCCCGAATGAGAGTGGACCGAGTCAATCTAGAAATGACAAACAGAGATGCTGACATGGATGCACTATTCTATTTGGAAATTCACTAGTTTTATTACTGATGTTCGTTGCTACCCTATCTTTTTCTTCTATGTCAGCAGTGACCTGAACCacactctctgtagaattagatTCCCAATCAAGCAAAAAATCGGTTAGATCAGCAGGCTCGTCCCCAGAGACGCACTCTAATTCATAAAGAAATACTTCCTCCATCCCCAAAAAAGTTCATGAAAGGTTTGGGCACGGGAATTAAGGAAGAGGAGAGATAGAGAGTGCATAGGAAATGAGGAGGATTGAAGGAGGAGAGAGATAGACACATACTCTCCCTATGGACTTTTTTTGTGGGCAAATTTTCAAACCCTTCATGGACCTTTTTTGTGAAATGGAAGTAGTaataaagaaagaagaaaacaagTTCATGGAAGTAGGAGACCAGTATTATGTTGACTCAACGGGCCTAAGAACGTCGTTCCTCTTTACAGAAGTTGAGTCCGAGCGAGATGCCTCGGCTGGACGATGCAGGTTTGCCTAAGCTACCTCATTCTTGCTATTCTTGTGAGAAATGATATTCTTGAGAATAGGGCCCAGAGAGTGCCAGTCTATGAAGGAATTCTTCGATTCTGGGTCGGATCATGGGTCAACTTAATAATAGGACACACCCCTCTGCTCCAAAAAGGTTATCGAAAAGATCTTGTAGACTGAAAATCCGCGGGTTTACCATAATAATCTGTTGACCAGGGCGCTTCGCTTCGAGGAAGTAGGAAATAGTAGGCTTGCCGGTTGAAAACACGAACTGAGAGTGATGGTCGTACGAACCGATTTGTTGGACGGGAATTTTGAAGCAAATTTATTGATACTTTCAAATGATCTCAGATGAAGAAATGATATACATGAAAGTTGTAAATCTTGACTAGATTAACAACTTCGTAGTTGACAAGATTTTTATTTGAGGTCATTTTGGAACCGAAACATATGCTACAAGTTTTAGATCTACTTTAACAAAtgaatttctaaaattttagaatttgtAGTTGacaattttcatttgaagttaTTATAGTTTCCAAATGGGTAATACAAGATATTGTAAAGTGATGATAAAAAGCAAATATCTCATCTTGTACACATCTGATGGTGTAGTTGGATGGTATGGAAGGATCGCGCGAAGCTGGAGGTTGCGAGTGATGGGGGctatttggaaaatttcaaatatttttttattcataataaaaatattatttaaaagTTATCCACTGGCAGTGAAGGGTGTACCATTACTACTCGTTCGTATTACAAACTAGGAGTGATAGTGCCTCCACTGCCGGTTGTAGATCCGACTGTGATGCCAGGTTTTGACCCGGCACAGAAGGCTGGTTCCAAGTAGTGATTAAATCTTTTGACCATATGAAACTTTGATTTTTATCTGAAAACTTCAGCTTCCAAATAACATGGTTTTATGGTCCAACATTGGTAACAACTAGTGCCCTATACATAGAATGCACTGTGAAAACCCCATATTGATTCAAAGACCATATGGATGTCTTTCTTTCATCTTGGACGCTTATTACTCGAGCCACTAAATGGTGCCAATCCAGTAAATTATTGCTAGCCAAAGATCTTCTAAAAGATATATTCAAAGGATTAGCTCGAAGAACCACACTAACAAATACACTTCCCTTTCTCACAATGTTATAAATCCTAGGATATTGGTCCCTCAAGGCTACTTTGCCTAGCAAGTATCCTCCCAAAATCTTATTTGAGTTCCCTACTCAGTGTGAACTTACCCAAACTCAAACTTTTGTTTGACTTTCATTAAGCTAGATCAAAAGTGAGAGTTGCCGGGCATATATTCAAAATGTGTTATAGTTTTGTGCCTCAAATACTTTCTCTCAGGAGAGTTTGTCATACCTATCTTCATTAATAAGCTTTAAAATCCATTTACTACTCCTATTTGCCACATCAAGATAAGAATTCCTGAACCTCCTTGATCTTTCATGTGAATACAGAGTACTTCATCTAGTGAGTATGTACTTCTTTTATGCTCATCACTTTGTCAAAAGAAGCTAGACCTGTAGTAGTCTAAATTCTTTAATACCTCATGTGGTAATTCAAAGAAagatagcaaaaaaaaagaatagattACTATGAACTATAAATTAATGAGAAATAATTTATTTGCTCATAACCGAAAGCATCTTTCCTTTCCAGCAACACTGAGTTTCTTTTGAACCTCTTGACTTCTTTCCGATCCACATTTCTAAAGTTTCTATGATGTATAGGAATGCCTCAAATCCACAAAGCAAAAGCTTCATGTTCTTTGCTTGTTCAATATTATTCTTGGTAAAAAGGTTAGTATCATCTGTGTATTGCAAAACAAAAAGACCATCATCTACCGATGCTtgatccggattgtcttatttGTAGTCGAGTAGGATTCCATCTTTACAAGGATACGTGAGAGACGTACCTCCG containing:
- the LOC120694377 gene encoding root-specific lectin-like, with amino-acid sequence MAENSPKRIIATTGLAAKILVLTALALVYLAAAAEAQAVPTCGFQVGGAVCGDGRCCSRFGYCGSGPAYCGFGCQSNCHEGPAPAPTPTLAGVELGKVGEQCGIQAGGAMCANNLCCSQFGFCGLGAKYCGVGCQSQCSGP